The Henckelia pumila isolate YLH828 chromosome 2, ASM3356847v2, whole genome shotgun sequence genome includes a window with the following:
- the LOC140883173 gene encoding multiprotein-bridging factor 1b has protein sequence MAGISQDWEPVVIRKKAPTAAARKDEKAVNAARRAGAEIETIKKSTAGTNKAASSGTSLNTRKLDEETENLSHDRVPTELKKAIMQARIDKKLTQSQLAQLINEKPQIIQEYESGKAIPNQQIISKLERALGAKLRGKK, from the exons ATGGCCGGAATCTCTCAAGATTGGGAGCCAGTGGTGATCCGGAAGAAGGCGCCTACCGCCGCCGCACGTAAGGATGAGAAAGCCGTCAACGCCGCCCGACGGGCGGGAGCTGAAATAGAAACCATCAAGAAGT CAACTGCGGGAACAAACAAGGCTGCTTCAAGCGGCACCTCGTTGAACACTAGGAAGCTTGATGAGGAAACAGAAAATTTGTCTC ATGACAGGGTTCCCACCGAATTGAAAAAGGCTATCATGCAAGCTCGAATAGATAAGAAACTGACACAGTCTCAACTTGCTCAG TTAATAAATGAGAAACCCCAAATCATTCAGGAATATGAATCTGGGAAGGCAATCCCGAATCAGCAGATAATTTCTAAACTTGAGAGGGCTCTTGGTGCGAAACTAAGAGGAAagaaataa